In the genome of Leptospira inadai serovar Lyme str. 10, one region contains:
- a CDS encoding urate hydroxylase PuuD, producing the protein MELALFTQQGLYFLVKYIHFLAGITWIGMLYYFNFVQGPFFNETDAETKKNATQKLVPRALWWFRWGAMITFLSGILMIALALASGIPHNSQWVVVILVGAVFGTFMWANVWFVIWPNQKVVIAKAKGETTVDPAPNANRAFVASRTNTLFSIPMLFAMGAARNLPLAYSPNKLGLFLGIIGLIILIFEVNALVGDQNGQTVKPIKSVKAVITSGVIFSLVTYLLMEALLTA; encoded by the coding sequence ATGGAACTCGCCCTCTTTACCCAACAGGGTCTCTATTTTCTAGTTAAATATATCCACTTTCTAGCGGGTATTACTTGGATCGGAATGCTGTACTATTTCAATTTCGTCCAAGGACCTTTCTTCAACGAAACCGATGCGGAAACGAAAAAGAACGCAACTCAAAAACTTGTCCCAAGGGCACTCTGGTGGTTCCGATGGGGAGCAATGATCACGTTCCTTTCGGGAATTTTAATGATAGCTCTTGCTCTCGCCAGCGGGATTCCTCATAATTCCCAATGGGTGGTCGTAATTCTCGTAGGTGCGGTATTCGGTACCTTTATGTGGGCGAATGTTTGGTTCGTAATTTGGCCGAATCAAAAGGTAGTGATTGCAAAAGCAAAAGGCGAAACGACCGTTGATCCGGCGCCGAACGCAAATCGCGCCTTCGTCGCGTCAAGAACCAATACGCTTTTTTCCATCCCGATGTTATTTGCTATGGGAGCTGCGAGAAATCTGCCATTAGCGTATAGCCCGAATAAACTGGGACTTTTCTTAGGGATAATCGGACTCATTATTCTGATTTTCGAAGTGAACGCATTAGTCGGGGATCAAAACGGTCAGACCGTAAAGCCGATCAAATCCGTAAAAGCCGTAATCACGAGCGGTGTAATATTCTCGCTAGTTACGTATCTTTTGATGGAAGCGCTGCTAACCGCATAG
- a CDS encoding c-type cytochrome — translation MNRSHNNGFGKMRGGFNRLSFYAGIFSFSFMIFFINCKGEENLSPEQKLSAKGKGIYIANCTACHNQNPKLDGAVGPSVANSTFELLKVRIRDGEYPPGYKPKRESKLMTKFPFSDEEISALEAYLKQ, via the coding sequence ATGAATCGTTCCCATAATAACGGGTTCGGTAAAATGAGGGGCGGTTTTAACCGCCTTTCTTTTTATGCCGGCATATTTAGTTTTTCTTTTATGATTTTTTTTATTAACTGTAAAGGAGAGGAAAATCTTTCTCCGGAACAAAAATTATCCGCAAAAGGAAAAGGAATTTATATCGCCAATTGTACGGCCTGTCATAACCAAAATCCTAAGTTGGACGGAGCCGTCGGGCCTTCGGTCGCGAACTCTACGTTCGAATTGCTAAAGGTACGGATTCGGGACGGCGAATATCCGCCAGGTTATAAACCGAAACGGGAAAGTAAGTTGATGACCAAGTTTCCATTTAGCGACGAGGAAATTTCGGCCTTAGAAGCTTATTTAAAGCAATAA
- a CDS encoding inositol monophosphatase family protein has product MESLAPPIDFPLEEVKKRIKSVQSISGLVLESARKLQKEIRVFGIVTEGEEKERITKADELMGKFLIEFLRQNFPADSIISEDYYRFEGSNSFRWVLDPIDGSMNFVRGIPLYAVSIGLEHRETPVAGIVFAPELDARYSAILSQGAFKNGLRIDVSNTDALARSLLVSSFPTNRKEILNEVISDITAFISCGRSMRRTGSFVLDTCWVAEGVLDGIWEKGVKLWDTVASSVILTEAGGKLTDFQGKHFLSGQAEVVASNGKIHKQIIDILRNVRISIGRN; this is encoded by the coding sequence ATGGAATCACTTGCCCCTCCGATAGATTTTCCCCTTGAAGAAGTTAAGAAACGGATCAAGTCCGTTCAATCGATTTCAGGGTTGGTTCTTGAATCCGCTCGGAAATTGCAGAAGGAAATTCGGGTCTTCGGCATCGTAACCGAGGGTGAAGAAAAAGAGCGAATTACGAAAGCCGACGAGCTGATGGGGAAATTCTTAATCGAGTTCCTTCGTCAAAATTTTCCGGCTGATTCAATCATATCGGAGGATTATTATAGGTTCGAAGGTAGCAATTCTTTTCGTTGGGTCCTGGATCCGATCGACGGCTCCATGAATTTTGTTCGTGGAATTCCTTTGTATGCCGTATCGATAGGATTGGAGCACCGGGAAACTCCTGTCGCTGGAATCGTTTTTGCCCCCGAATTGGATGCAAGATATTCCGCAATCCTAAGCCAAGGCGCGTTTAAAAACGGTTTGCGAATCGACGTTTCAAATACGGACGCGCTGGCTCGATCCCTGCTAGTATCGAGTTTTCCCACAAATCGAAAAGAAATTCTAAACGAAGTAATTTCGGATATCACAGCCTTTATAAGCTGTGGCCGATCGATGAGGAGAACCGGATCCTTCGTTTTAGATACTTGCTGGGTAGCGGAAGGAGTACTGGACGGCATCTGGGAAAAGGGAGTTAAGCTCTGGGATACGGTGGCAAGTTCCGTTATCCTTACCGAAGCGGGCGGAAAGTTAACGGACTTTCAAGGAAAACATTTTCTTTCGGGGCAGGCGGAAGTAGTCGCTTCTAACGGAAAAATTCATAAACAAATTATTGATATTTTGCGGAATGTACGAATTTCCATCGGAAGAAATTGA
- a CDS encoding LIC_10030 family protein, with amino-acid sequence MNRQEIIELNSLLAEETSARNSEHSIFVDNLHTPYLEFEQNFVLPSCSVFEVDFPAARAFLEVAKNLVPELVSNCLVLPEPRPKRDSDRLFLVKPFYPDDQIFRENSPKYWEKHLPPYLLVLSFQLMYLGGADKIDIVTPAVQGRTMSVNTKRIYYFARVVPLDYLVVDDGLTVDFFPRKYSESEFMVQVGTEHHDSFRHTYSEIFDEVDYSRQIKIITETLGVTSKDWLLGRIFEPLAVEYLTLTARFLESSSSKIARDFISFRQVVDLLLTPDNMTLEESARESLYAWLRSYTSERIVSPSGNMAWKILREERT; translated from the coding sequence ATGAACCGACAGGAGATTATCGAACTAAATTCCTTACTGGCGGAAGAAACATCGGCAAGAAATTCCGAGCATTCGATTTTTGTGGATAACCTACATACTCCTTACTTAGAATTTGAACAAAACTTTGTTCTTCCTTCTTGTTCCGTTTTTGAGGTCGATTTTCCTGCCGCGAGGGCCTTTTTAGAAGTTGCGAAGAATTTAGTTCCCGAGCTAGTTTCAAATTGTCTTGTGCTGCCTGAACCAAGACCTAAGCGAGACAGCGACAGGCTTTTTTTAGTTAAACCCTTTTATCCGGACGACCAAATTTTTAGGGAAAATTCGCCCAAGTACTGGGAAAAACATCTTCCCCCTTATCTTTTAGTGCTCAGCTTTCAGTTAATGTATCTAGGAGGAGCGGACAAGATCGATATAGTGACTCCGGCCGTTCAAGGAAGAACTATGTCGGTTAACACTAAGAGAATCTATTACTTCGCGAGAGTCGTTCCGCTGGATTATTTAGTAGTCGATGACGGACTGACCGTCGATTTTTTTCCTAGAAAGTACAGCGAATCCGAATTTATGGTCCAAGTAGGAACGGAGCACCATGATAGTTTTCGGCATACTTATTCCGAAATTTTTGACGAAGTCGATTATTCTAGGCAAATTAAGATCATTACAGAAACTCTCGGAGTAACCTCTAAGGATTGGCTCTTAGGGCGCATCTTCGAACCCTTGGCGGTTGAATACTTAACTTTAACCGCTCGATTTTTGGAAAGTTCTTCCTCGAAGATTGCCCGTGACTTTATTTCCTTCCGGCAAGTTGTTGATCTTTTGCTAACACCAGACAATATGACTCTTGAAGAATCCGCCCGGGAATCCCTCTATGCCTGGCTCCGTTCGTATACATCGGAGCGTATCGTGTCCCCCTCCGGGAATATGGCTTGGAAGATCTTGAGGGAAGAACGGACCTAA
- a CDS encoding beta-galactosidase produces MRFGADYYPEQWTPKDWEEDLRIMKDMGLSIVRLAEFSWGMIEPEEGKFDFSFWERILDLVGKFDMKVILGTPTATFPPWLARKYPDVMQVRDGIQRTIGTRRQACFSSLNYRNAVIRVVTKMTQSLGSHPTVIAWQIDNEIGHEGSDIDHSDTSLLAFRLWLKNKYKTIENLNETWGNIFWGVLYGDWNEIPIPGAHISANYHPSMIQDFYRFHSDTIVDFVRLQAKILREYSPGRKLTTNLYPSPFLPIIDMSELFEDLDYVSWDNYPTWGEQEEPFPHPFVSAMHQYNRGLKNKSFTVMEQISGFQGHDVLGYLPAPGQIKLWMKQAIAQGAEQIVFFRYRTARYGQEQLCYGILDHDKSPTERYFELQAGISEILPEASDFAPEFFPAEVAVLHDIDNARNFKHQPVSTGLKFSPVPFAQVGYDIEMATWFAGLNILNVNTHFLPADKTDFSKYKIIILPLYSMIDDQVVRNLRDYVKGGGTLVLGYRAGIKDKNGWMLDSQAPGPFQDMAGIRVRKFEAVGNQRVKFRFRILPGTCSKICEILEPDTAEVWAKYASGNKFYSGTPVITCNRFGKGSVIYVGASLHPISFMLLYRRILRKAGVPFTFYGPNVEKVFRKGKTKDYEIIMNHSRKHSFAGWKLLKPFEVRIFPRNKR; encoded by the coding sequence ATGAGATTCGGCGCTGATTACTATCCTGAACAATGGACTCCCAAAGATTGGGAGGAAGACCTTCGTATCATGAAAGACATGGGTCTTTCGATCGTTAGACTCGCGGAATTTTCTTGGGGAATGATAGAACCCGAAGAAGGGAAGTTCGATTTTTCTTTCTGGGAAAGAATATTGGATTTAGTCGGTAAATTTGATATGAAGGTCATTCTAGGAACTCCCACGGCGACGTTCCCTCCCTGGCTGGCCAGGAAGTATCCCGACGTAATGCAGGTTCGGGATGGGATTCAGCGAACGATCGGAACTAGAAGACAAGCTTGCTTCTCTTCACTCAATTATAGAAACGCGGTAATTCGAGTCGTAACGAAAATGACTCAGTCTTTGGGTTCGCATCCGACCGTAATCGCTTGGCAAATAGACAACGAAATAGGACATGAGGGCTCCGATATCGATCATTCTGATACTTCATTACTAGCATTCCGGCTTTGGTTGAAAAATAAGTACAAAACGATCGAAAATCTAAATGAAACATGGGGAAACATTTTCTGGGGTGTTCTCTACGGAGATTGGAACGAGATTCCGATACCCGGGGCGCATATTTCCGCAAACTATCACCCCTCGATGATCCAGGACTTTTATCGATTTCATTCGGATACCATCGTGGATTTTGTAAGACTTCAAGCGAAGATTTTGCGAGAGTATTCACCGGGAAGAAAGCTTACTACAAACTTATATCCTAGCCCCTTTCTTCCCATCATTGACATGTCCGAACTTTTTGAAGATTTGGATTACGTTTCATGGGATAATTATCCGACTTGGGGCGAGCAAGAGGAACCCTTTCCCCATCCTTTCGTATCCGCCATGCACCAATATAATAGAGGTTTAAAAAATAAATCCTTTACCGTAATGGAACAAATTTCCGGATTTCAGGGGCATGATGTCCTGGGTTATTTACCTGCACCCGGCCAAATAAAACTTTGGATGAAACAAGCGATAGCGCAGGGCGCGGAGCAAATCGTTTTCTTTCGGTATCGAACGGCTCGCTACGGACAGGAGCAGCTTTGTTACGGAATCTTGGATCATGATAAATCTCCGACGGAGAGATACTTCGAATTACAGGCAGGCATATCCGAAATACTTCCGGAAGCTTCGGATTTTGCCCCGGAATTTTTTCCGGCAGAAGTCGCGGTCTTACACGATATCGACAATGCCAGAAATTTCAAACACCAGCCCGTTTCGACCGGGTTGAAATTCTCTCCGGTTCCTTTTGCTCAAGTCGGTTACGACATCGAGATGGCTACTTGGTTTGCAGGACTGAATATTTTGAACGTAAATACGCATTTTCTTCCTGCCGACAAAACCGATTTTTCAAAATACAAAATCATAATTCTACCTCTCTATTCGATGATAGACGACCAGGTCGTGCGGAACTTACGGGACTATGTAAAAGGCGGGGGCACGCTGGTTCTCGGGTATAGGGCAGGCATTAAGGATAAAAACGGATGGATGCTGGATTCTCAGGCCCCTGGCCCATTTCAGGATATGGCCGGAATCAGGGTGAGAAAATTCGAGGCCGTAGGGAATCAAAGGGTCAAATTTCGATTCAGAATTCTTCCCGGCACTTGTTCCAAAATATGTGAGATTCTAGAACCCGATACTGCGGAAGTTTGGGCCAAATATGCGTCTGGAAATAAATTCTATTCAGGAACTCCGGTGATAACTTGTAACCGGTTCGGAAAAGGATCCGTCATATATGTCGGGGCCAGTCTACATCCTATTTCCTTTATGCTTCTATATAGAAGAATTCTCCGAAAAGCAGGAGTTCCGTTCACATTTTACGGCCCGAACGTGGAAAAGGTTTTTCGAAAGGGAAAAACGAAAGATTATGAAATTATTATGAATCACTCGCGTAAACATTCGTTTGCAGGGTGGAAACTATTAAAACCGTTCGAAGTTCGAATTTTCCCGCGGAATAAACGATGA
- a CDS encoding Hsp33 family molecular chaperone HslO: MENRDSYVYGILPDVHFRYSVAEISYAVTAASHLHGIDDTGTELLGRTMLAAFFLADLVKEETKVSVQIRFYDDSQIHSVLAYSTRDGRMKATLRYRPEEDIEKDQISEENLGILKVFRWRNGECIYQSIVPFRNVSFETNIENYLRDSEQVPSFLIAYFKQDGLHWNVRGILLQALPEAKPEHVEAVREWAGVIEEKKFEYLGTDLKQCLSLLGKLGSTEVQLLEEGQPQYKCDCSEQKIKELIQTLGKEEAMDIAEEQGQIEVTCEFCNSIYRFPKDQVLELF; the protein is encoded by the coding sequence ATGGAAAATAGAGATTCTTACGTTTATGGAATTTTGCCTGACGTTCATTTCCGCTATTCTGTGGCGGAAATTTCTTATGCAGTCACAGCGGCGTCACATCTTCACGGGATCGACGACACAGGCACGGAGCTTTTGGGCCGAACGATGCTTGCCGCGTTCTTCCTTGCGGATCTCGTAAAGGAAGAAACCAAAGTAAGCGTTCAGATTCGATTCTATGACGATTCTCAAATTCATTCGGTGTTGGCTTATAGCACACGCGACGGAAGAATGAAAGCGACTCTTCGTTATCGACCGGAAGAAGATATAGAAAAAGATCAAATTTCCGAAGAGAACTTGGGCATACTTAAGGTCTTTCGCTGGAGAAACGGCGAATGCATTTACCAATCGATCGTTCCGTTTCGAAACGTCAGTTTTGAAACGAATATCGAGAATTATCTCCGGGATTCGGAGCAGGTGCCTTCGTTTTTAATCGCATATTTCAAGCAAGACGGATTGCATTGGAATGTACGGGGAATTCTTTTACAAGCCCTACCGGAAGCAAAACCGGAACACGTTGAAGCGGTTCGAGAATGGGCCGGGGTTATCGAGGAGAAGAAGTTCGAATACTTAGGTACGGATTTAAAACAATGTCTGTCTCTTCTCGGTAAACTTGGAAGTACTGAAGTTCAACTTTTAGAAGAAGGGCAACCGCAATACAAATGCGATTGTTCGGAACAGAAAATTAAAGAACTGATTCAGACCCTAGGAAAGGAAGAAGCGATGGATATCGCCGAAGAGCAAGGTCAAATAGAAGTCACTTGCGAATTTTGTAATTCTATCTATCGCTTTCCAAAGGACCAAGTTCTGGAGCTCTTTTAA
- the tsaE gene encoding tRNA (adenosine(37)-N6)-threonylcarbamoyltransferase complex ATPase subunit type 1 TsaE has product MRKEYDNISLDALNIPARSLAKSIGKVWKLGNHPVVLLSGKMGSGKTTFVSYFVRNLCKELGAEIESLSIFVNSPTYTFLNEYPLPIFQNANGEFLSVYHFDLFRLSDEIEADDLGFYDYWGSRGICLVEWWERAKENFLSLPFGVQIKIEEYTEETRDLSIEWSGSGWKRFEPELYLILKEEKEEVG; this is encoded by the coding sequence ATGCGTAAAGAGTACGATAATATAAGTCTCGATGCTTTAAATATCCCTGCCCGTAGTCTTGCAAAATCTATAGGAAAGGTGTGGAAGCTGGGAAACCATCCCGTTGTTCTACTTTCCGGGAAAATGGGTTCAGGAAAGACGACCTTTGTATCATACTTTGTGCGAAATCTTTGTAAAGAACTCGGTGCCGAGATCGAATCATTATCAATATTCGTAAACTCTCCGACTTACACTTTTTTGAACGAGTATCCGTTACCTATATTTCAAAATGCGAATGGAGAATTTTTAAGCGTTTATCATTTCGATTTATTTCGATTATCGGACGAGATCGAAGCGGATGATTTGGGATTTTACGATTATTGGGGAAGCCGAGGAATTTGTCTGGTTGAGTGGTGGGAGCGAGCGAAGGAGAATTTCCTTTCGCTTCCTTTTGGAGTTCAAATTAAGATAGAAGAATACACGGAAGAAACCCGCGATCTAAGCATCGAATGGAGCGGCAGCGGCTGGAAACGGTTCGAACCGGAGCTATATCTTATTTTGAAGGAAGAAAAAGAGGAAGTGGGATGA
- the tsaB gene encoding tRNA (adenosine(37)-N6)-threonylcarbamoyltransferase complex dimerization subunit type 1 TsaB: MKKILFFDATNRWILVESYLLSPEDELIVAQKYQGLHHRESSQRLVREIKICLEESGWNSPDLIVTGIGPGSFTGIRISVSTARNLAQIWKIPVLGFDSLDVYSAHYFQESGTAAIVGIEAKQSKIYFALRDQSGFWGSIDVLPAEIAEVIPEERLSSYLTGIRYSDCPDFYSGENMENILPSSEALLRERTNEIKRALLEPEEFSFLRLVPNYIRGTYADDKHKVFFK; this comes from the coding sequence ATGAAGAAGATCCTTTTCTTTGATGCAACGAATCGCTGGATATTGGTTGAATCTTATCTTCTGTCTCCCGAAGATGAATTGATAGTAGCACAGAAATACCAAGGACTTCATCATAGGGAATCTTCACAGCGATTGGTCAGGGAGATAAAAATATGTCTGGAAGAATCGGGATGGAATTCTCCGGATCTTATCGTAACAGGTATAGGGCCCGGATCGTTTACTGGGATTAGGATTTCGGTGTCAACGGCCAGGAATCTTGCTCAAATTTGGAAAATTCCCGTACTAGGCTTCGACAGTTTGGACGTATACTCCGCTCATTACTTCCAAGAGAGCGGAACGGCGGCGATAGTCGGGATCGAGGCCAAGCAAAGTAAGATCTATTTTGCTCTAAGAGACCAAAGCGGTTTTTGGGGGAGCATCGATGTGCTTCCCGCTGAAATTGCAGAAGTCATTCCCGAAGAAAGACTATCATCCTATTTAACGGGGATCCGTTACTCGGACTGTCCCGATTTTTATAGCGGAGAGAACATGGAGAATATTCTCCCTTCTTCGGAAGCTCTCCTCCGTGAAAGGACGAATGAAATAAAAAGAGCGCTTTTGGAGCCGGAAGAATTTTCGTTCCTCCGTCTTGTTCCTAATTACATCCGTGGAACGTACGCGGATGACAAACATAAGGTATTTTTTAAATGA
- a CDS encoding ribonuclease R family protein: protein MPGYDRKKFSRSFGNQDWERENEPSKKLLKYLRTKAGKVLSFHETLSRLGEKAGAKKKKFRKEKWEAQETKRSAEEYLSIFEKEGLIEIQGKNILVHPDQTLEGTISLSKKGDGFAKLTTGTEIFVPSQYTGTAIQGDTVQILPTGMGRKGKLEGEVVSVLRRGRELYRMKITEKSDKFIIGTFLDMDGEGKESFLPRKSLLQDIQDEIKLGDVLVVSLKEENNHERNLYESHFIRFESDTKEDVDLLRMLMKYNFKIQYPDDVELDSLPEEVSEASVSDWGSRVDLRNLKCITIDGEYSKDFDDAISFEEEGKRIRFYVHIADVANYVEPGSPLDVEAYTRATSVYMGSRVVPMLPPELSENLCSLVAGKNRLAFTVEMDADWQGNITHAKFYKSIIKVAERYTYNRAEKEILEGGPENWIGKMMSFANVLRERRLAEGRVDLNLKETKVITDSEHNIIEIATVERLKAHILIEEFMLSANIKVAEFIRKKKRPTLYRVHEPMDVEKLDSLNAFLNLNGINAQLKDTSYESIKNVLGVINGSHAERLFNISLLRSFMQAYYSGEQLGHWGLGFKDYCHFTSPIRRYPDLVCHRVLQSILLEKENLYNDEDIKIMSLHTSHEERKAADAERDYYKLKACRFLEKTGIQEFTATLTGFKSAVAFVDLDTPMVEAIIPALEFTDEGELILENDFTFYSKKYSKLFTLGEQLSVELDRIDFEEIRIYVKLKKFQKKG from the coding sequence ATTCCGGGATACGATCGGAAGAAATTCAGCCGCAGTTTTGGAAATCAAGATTGGGAAAGAGAAAACGAACCTAGTAAAAAATTGCTAAAATACCTTCGCACAAAAGCGGGGAAGGTGCTTTCCTTTCATGAAACATTGTCTCGGTTAGGGGAAAAAGCCGGAGCCAAAAAGAAAAAATTCAGAAAAGAAAAATGGGAAGCACAGGAGACCAAACGCTCCGCGGAAGAATATCTCAGTATATTCGAAAAGGAAGGACTGATTGAAATTCAGGGTAAAAATATACTCGTGCATCCCGACCAGACCTTGGAAGGAACCATCTCGTTAAGCAAAAAAGGGGACGGTTTCGCGAAACTGACTACCGGTACGGAAATTTTCGTTCCTTCCCAATACACGGGTACTGCAATTCAAGGAGATACCGTTCAAATTCTACCGACCGGAATGGGGCGGAAGGGAAAGTTAGAAGGCGAGGTGGTGTCGGTTCTCCGTCGAGGAAGAGAACTGTATAGAATGAAGATCACGGAAAAATCCGATAAATTCATAATCGGAACTTTCTTGGATATGGATGGAGAGGGAAAGGAATCGTTTCTACCTCGGAAGAGCTTATTACAGGACATTCAAGATGAAATCAAACTCGGTGACGTTCTTGTCGTTAGTTTAAAGGAAGAGAATAATCACGAAAGAAATCTTTACGAGTCGCACTTCATTCGGTTTGAATCGGATACGAAGGAAGACGTGGATTTGCTTCGGATGTTGATGAAGTATAATTTCAAAATCCAATATCCTGATGACGTAGAGCTGGATTCTCTCCCCGAAGAAGTAAGCGAAGCCTCGGTATCAGACTGGGGTTCCCGGGTAGATTTACGAAATTTGAAATGCATTACTATCGACGGCGAATATTCCAAAGATTTCGACGATGCGATTTCCTTCGAAGAAGAAGGAAAAAGAATTCGATTTTATGTGCATATTGCGGACGTAGCGAATTACGTCGAACCGGGCTCGCCGTTGGATGTAGAGGCGTACACTCGCGCCACTTCGGTATATATGGGAAGTCGAGTCGTTCCTATGCTTCCTCCGGAGCTTTCCGAGAACCTTTGCAGTTTGGTCGCAGGCAAGAACAGACTTGCCTTTACGGTCGAAATGGACGCGGATTGGCAAGGAAACATTACGCACGCTAAATTTTACAAATCAATCATTAAAGTCGCCGAAAGATATACGTATAATCGTGCCGAAAAGGAAATTCTAGAGGGCGGTCCGGAAAATTGGATCGGAAAAATGATGAGTTTCGCGAATGTACTTCGAGAAAGAAGACTCGCCGAGGGCAGAGTGGACTTGAATCTGAAGGAAACGAAAGTAATCACCGATAGCGAGCATAATATTATAGAAATTGCAACCGTAGAAAGGTTAAAAGCCCATATTCTCATCGAGGAATTTATGCTATCCGCAAACATCAAGGTGGCCGAATTCATACGTAAAAAGAAACGCCCGACGCTCTATAGGGTTCATGAACCGATGGACGTGGAGAAGCTGGATAGTTTGAACGCTTTTCTTAATTTGAACGGAATTAACGCTCAGTTAAAAGATACTAGCTACGAATCCATAAAGAACGTTTTAGGTGTGATCAACGGTAGTCATGCCGAACGCTTGTTCAATATTTCTTTGTTAAGAAGTTTTATGCAGGCATACTATTCCGGCGAGCAGTTGGGGCATTGGGGACTAGGATTCAAAGACTACTGCCATTTTACTTCGCCGATTCGGAGATATCCCGATTTGGTTTGTCATCGAGTTTTGCAGAGTATTCTTTTGGAGAAGGAAAATCTGTATAACGACGAAGATATTAAAATTATGAGTCTTCATACTTCCCATGAGGAGCGCAAGGCAGCGGATGCCGAGCGGGACTATTATAAACTAAAAGCATGCCGCTTCTTGGAAAAAACCGGAATTCAAGAATTTACTGCAACTCTAACAGGGTTTAAGTCTGCAGTCGCTTTCGTAGATTTGGACACGCCAATGGTCGAAGCGATCATTCCGGCTTTGGAATTCACGGACGAAGGTGAATTGATATTAGAAAACGACTTCACTTTCTATTCAAAAAAATATTCGAAACTATTCACTCTTGGCGAACAGCTTTCGGTAGAATTGGATCGAATCGATTTTGAAGAAATTAGAATCTACGTTAAGTTAAAAAAATTCCAAAAGAAAGGGTAG